From Methanobrevibacter ruminantium:
AACCTCAGGAAGTGATATTGGAAAAAACATCCATAAGCTCTGCAGATTATGTCATAAAGAACAATTATTTAAATGTTTATTTGAAAGACAGTTCCAAAAATGCCATTGCAAATCAGGAAGTTACACTTACAATTAATGGAAAGACCCTTTCTGCAATTACCAATAGCAATGGAGTATGTAAATTCAATATTACAAATGCAGCTAAAACATATTCTGTGACATTGAATTTTGAAGGGGATGACAAATACGAGTCCTCAACAAAAACATTGAATTTAAGAGTTATTGCAAAGCCAATCTATACAAAAATGACCATTGCACAATATGGAATCTTTAGAGGCAATTGCTTGAATGTTTACTTGAAAACAACTGCAGGCAAGGCAATAGCTAATCAAACCATTAAAATTACAATCAATGGAAAAAACCTATACAAGAATAACAAAAAAGAACGGTTTAGCTAAATTGAAAATCAGCTTAAGGTCTAACATTTATAGCGTTACCATCAAGTATGCTGGAAAAGGCAATTACATGCCTGTAAGCAAAAGCACTAAAGTAAATGTGCTTACAAGCAAACTTATAGGAAAAACCAGCTATGGAAAGGTATACTTCATTGGACCTATTGGAAACCGCAGCTCAAAAGTAAAAATAGCTTATGTTGTTGGATTGCATTCAATGGAACATCAAATTCATGATTCACTTTATAAAATCATAAAAAATAAAGTAGTGATGAATTATAAGTATTATGTTTATAGAATCGTTTTAACCAATAAGAAAGGATCATATTCCACCTTAAGAATGAGAGGTCAAAAGCTTGCTAAGAACTATATAGTTCCTCATGCAAAAAAGCAAAACTTTGATTTGGTGGCTGACATTCATTCCACATCTGGAATAAGCTATAAGCAAACTTACTTTATACATGTTCCAAAGAATCAGCATACTCCTTCAATGAAATTGGCTAAAAAGACCATTAAAATAATTAAATCTATTGAGAAAAACTCTAAGATGCTATATTGGTCTCCTCCAACTCAAACAAGTCCTCCTTATATCCACTTACCATTGATTAAGGCAGGAACACCTACATTTGTATTTGAGACTTGGAGCTATGAGAAAAAATCTCAAACTGATAAAAGAGCTAAAATATTAATACAAGCAATAGATAAGGTATTTGATTAGATAATTAAATATCTTATTTTATTTTTTTTGAATAAAAATAATTATTCGTTGAAATACGAATGAAAAATAATTTTAAAAAAATATTAAATAAAAAAGATTATTAAAAAATTAAATTAAAACTAAATTAAAACTAAATTAAAATTAAATTAAAAAAATAAAAAATAAAAAATAAAAAATATATAAAAAAAGAATTATTGAAGATTTAAATAATTATAAGCAGAAATAGCAGCTACTGCACCTTCTCCACAAGCTACAATCCACTGTTTTACACCACCAGTAATATCTCCCGCAGAATAAACTCCTTCTACATTGGTAGCCTGATTCTTGTCAGTAATTATGTAACCGTTCTCATCCAAATCCACTCCTAATTCCTTAGCCAATACATTGGAAGGATCATCACCAATAGCTACAAAGACAGCATCTGTTTTATAATCCTCTTCTTTGCCATTTCTTAAAAGAGTTACTGAATCAACAGCCATATCTCCTTTAATCTCTTCGATAGTTGAATTCCAAAGAACTTCAATATCATTTTCCTTCAAAGCATTTTGGAGGTGATGCTCACATCTCAATTCATCTCTTCTGTGAACCAATTTAACATTGCAACCAAGGTTCTTAAGGTATAATGCCTCTTGAGCAGCACTGTTTCCGCCACCTACCATAAGAACATCCCTTCCAATGAAAAACATTCCATCACAGGTTGCACAGTATGCCACTCCACGACCTAAAAACTCTTCTTCACCTGGAACATTCAAATGCCTATGGCTTGATCCAGTAGCAAAAATGATTGTTTTGGTGAAGAATTCATTTTCACCTGCATCATCAGATGTCATCAATAAAGGAGAATTCTTAGTCTTTAGATTAAAGCCACCTTCTGTTTTTTCAATTGATTCAATTACTGTGTTTTCCAAGATTTCACAATAATTTTCACTTTGA
This genomic window contains:
- a CDS encoding Ig-like domain-containing protein, translated to MNKKTFRYFCAILIFLFIINIGMISASEIDQSTDAFSNQILSDNSGVDEVLTDNPEGCSTEIIHEETETTGDNNNSSPEITDPTEPIVDEPQEVILEKTSISSADYVIKNNYLNVYLKDSSKNAIANQEVTLTINGKTLSAITNSNGVCKFNITNAAKTYSVTLNFEGDDKYESSTKTLNLRVIAKPIYTKMTIAQYGIFRGNCLNVYLKTTAGKAIANQTIKITINGKNLYKNNKKERFS
- a CDS encoding NAD(P)/FAD-dependent oxidoreductase — protein: MENYDIVIIGAGPAGLTAGMYAGRQNSKTLVIDKGMAGGLGLEVPMMQNYPGFDLIAGMELIQKMKAQSENYCEILENTVIESIEKTEGGFNLKTKNSPLLMTSDDAGENEFFTKTIIFATGSSHRHLNVPGEEEFLGRGVAYCATCDGMFFIGRDVLMVGGGNSAAQEALYLKNLGCNVKLVHRRDELRCEHHLQNALKENDIEVLWNSTIEEIKGDMAVDSVTLLRNGKEEDYKTDAVFVAIGDDPSNVLAKELGVDLDENGYIITDKNQATNVEGVYSAGDITGGVKQWIVACGEGAVAAISAYNYLNLQ